The Salvia miltiorrhiza cultivar Shanhuang (shh) chromosome 1, IMPLAD_Smil_shh, whole genome shotgun sequence genome has a window encoding:
- the LOC131006227 gene encoding uncharacterized protein At1g08160-like yields MTTQPRQPEAARCVAVVFLVIILLTLLIVVVIWLAVQPKKLIYTIEHSNINGGGGNRNATFHCLLRSRNPNKRVSFYFKRIDVEATYYGKKLFEGAVGPFRQPVRNITDLEVDLAAASTEKLAAERAAGRAKMEVKVEGKINMKIGVFKVHRTVTAICGPYDVPFSEAEGFKMVQCDTDISY; encoded by the coding sequence TGCGTCGCCGTGGTCTTCCTCGTCATCATCCTCCTCACCCTCCTCATCGTGGTCGTCATCTGGCTGGCCGTCCAGCCCAAGAAGCTCATCTACACCATCGAGCACAGCAACatcaacggcggcggcggcaaccGCAACGCCACCTTCCACTGCTTGCTCCGGTCGAGGAATCCCAACAAGAGGGTCTCTTTCTACTTCAAGAGAATCGACGTGGAGGCCACCTACTACGGGAAGAAGCTGTTCGAGGGGGCCGTGGGGCCCTTCCGCCAGCCGGTGAGGAACATCACGGATTTGGAGGTGGACTTGGCGGCGGCCAGCACGGAGAAGCTGGCGGCGGAGAGGGCGGCGGGGAGGGCGAAGATGGAGGTGAAGGTGGAGGGGAAGATCAACATGAAGATCGGGGTGTTCAAGGTGCATCGGACGGTCACAGCCATCTGTGGGCCCTACGACGTCCCGTTTTCGGAGGCCGAGGGTTTCAAGATGGTCCAATGCGACACCGATATATCTTACTGA